The proteins below are encoded in one region of Sphaerodactylus townsendi isolate TG3544 linkage group LG06, MPM_Stown_v2.3, whole genome shotgun sequence:
- the CALM3 gene encoding calmodulin-3 isoform X1: METRETRAFSRSGVLPPGAGEKSSPPVGPKPRAGRSMARGEGAGQSLRGCRAGRAPSPWLSSRRASHRRGRGHGRPLAEGSGARCVWRPGGRVGFGCGFCLSSRRRCCCCCRRRRCCPLTPPGCSVAHARLSALLLLPPPAARG, encoded by the exons ATGGAGACGCGCGAGACAAGAGCGTTCTCAAGATCAGGTGTCCTTCCGCCGGGAGCCGGTGAAAAAAGTAGTCCCCCTGTGGGGCCCAAGCCGCGGGCAGGGCGGAGCATGGCGCGGGGCGAGGGCGCTGGGCAGAGCCTCCGGGGCTGCCGGGCCGGCCGGGCCCCTTCCCCTTGGCTGTCGTCGCGCCGCGCCTCCCACAGGAGGGGGCGTGGCCATGGGCGGCCGTTGGCGGAGGGATCTGGAGCGCGCTGTGTGTGGCGGCCTGGCGGTCGAGTGGGGTTCGGCTGCGGTTTCTGCCTCTCTTCCcgacgccgctgctgctgctgctgccgccgccgccgttgCTGCCCGTTGACGCCTCCGGGATGCTCAGTCGCTCACGCCCGCCTCAGCGcgcttctcctcctcccaccacccGCCGCCCGCG GCTGA
- the CALM3 gene encoding calmodulin-3 isoform X2: MRSLGQNPTEAELQDMINEVDADGNGTIDFPEFLTMMARKMKDTDSEEEIREAFRVFDKDGNGYISAAELRHVMTNLGEKLTDEEVDEMIREADIDGDGQVNYEEFVQMMTAK; this comes from the exons ATGCGGTCTCTGGGGCAGAATCCGACTGAGGCTGAGCTGCAGGACATGATCAATGAGGTGGATGCAGACG gaAATGGTACCATTGACTTTCCAGAGTTCTTGACCATGATGGCCAGGAAGATGAAGGACACGGACAGTGAGGAGGAAATCCGGGAGGCTTTCAGAGTGTTTGACAAG GATGGGAACGGCTACATTAGTGCAGCCGAGTTGCGCCATGTGATGACAAACTTGGGGGAGAAGCTGACGGATGAGGAGGTGGATGAAATGATACGGGAGGCGGATATTGACGGGGATGGGCAGGTCAACTATGAAG AGTTTGTGCAGATGATGACTGCAAAGTGA